The genome window GATCGACGGCCGGCGCCGACACCGGTACCGCACTACTCGGCTCGCCGGGTCCGCACTGTCAAACTCCGGTAGCATCACGCACCATGGCAGAGGCAACGACAGGTTTCGGCGTCGACATCGGTGGCAGCGGGATCAAGGGGGCCAGGGTCGACCTGGTCACCGGGGAGTTCATCGGTGAACGGATCAAGATCCTCACCCCGCAGCCGGCAACACCGGAGGCAGTCTCCGATGTGGTCGCCGAGCTGCTCGCGCAGGCGGAGTGGGAGGGGCCGGTGGGGATCACGGTCCCGGCGGTCGTGCAGAACCAGATTGCCCGCAGCGCAGCGAATATCGACCCGTCATGGATCGGCACAGATTGTGCGGAGCTGTTCGCCAACCGGCTCGCGGTCAACGGTGTTCCCCGTTCCGTCGCCGTCCTCAATGACGCGGACGCCGCGGGTCTAGCCGAAGCTGCCTACGGTGATCCCCGGGTACGCGATGGTGCTGTACTGCTCCTGACCTTCGGCACCGGGATCGGCTCAGCGCTGATGGTCAACGGTGTGCTCTACCCGAATTCCGAACTGGGACATCTCCTGTTCCCGGCGATGGACGCGGAGCATTGGGCGTCCTCGGCGGTCAAGGAGCGTGAGGACCTGAGCTA of Corynebacterium terpenotabidum Y-11 contains these proteins:
- the ppgK gene encoding polyphosphate--glucose phosphotransferase, which produces MAEATTGFGVDIGGSGIKGARVDLVTGEFIGERIKILTPQPATPEAVSDVVAELLAQAEWEGPVGITVPAVVQNQIARSAANIDPSWIGTDCAELFANRLAVNGVPRSVAVLNDADAAGLAEAAYGDPRVRDGAVLLLTFGTGIGSALMVNGVLYPNSELGHLLFPAMDAEHWASSAVKEREDLSYREWARRVSRVLEEYLRILNPQRIVVGGGVSRKYEKWGPFLTVDAEVFPAVLRNRAGIVGAAAAVRDGVRP